The proteins below come from a single Desulfovibrio sp. X2 genomic window:
- a CDS encoding AraC family transcriptional regulator, with the protein MHTHTNGQLNYVGRGTVHLLSPEGCWIVPWRRLVWIPPDQSHSMRSPGLSGSWKVMVPRAYAAFLPKEIAVLRTDPLLLAALEALPEDGESLPPTRLGPLAEIIGQELAGAEQENFGVALPMSDRLREIAESLLRQPEDRRGLDAWASAAGMSRRTFTRRFMAETGSSFGAWRKDVLLAKAVSLLAEGQGIAEIADRLGYAYPSAFIAAFRRKYGTSPLRFKK; encoded by the coding sequence ATGCACACCCACACGAACGGGCAATTGAACTACGTGGGCAGGGGGACGGTGCATCTTCTCTCTCCCGAGGGATGCTGGATCGTGCCGTGGCGACGGCTCGTCTGGATTCCGCCGGATCAGAGCCATTCCATGCGCTCCCCGGGGCTTTCGGGAAGCTGGAAGGTCATGGTCCCGAGGGCGTATGCGGCATTCCTCCCCAAGGAGATCGCGGTCCTGCGCACAGATCCGCTCCTGCTCGCGGCGCTCGAGGCCCTGCCCGAGGACGGCGAGTCGCTCCCGCCGACCAGGCTCGGGCCGCTCGCCGAGATCATCGGGCAGGAGCTGGCGGGCGCCGAGCAGGAGAACTTCGGGGTCGCCCTCCCCATGTCGGACCGGCTGCGGGAGATCGCCGAAAGCCTGCTGCGGCAGCCGGAAGACCGGCGGGGGCTCGACGCCTGGGCCAGTGCAGCCGGGATGTCGCGGCGCACCTTCACCCGCCGCTTCATGGCGGAGACCGGCAGCTCGTTCGGAGCGTGGAGGAAGGACGTCCTCCTCGCCAAGGCCGTGAGCCTCCTGGCCGAGGGCCAAGGCATAGCGGAAATAGCGGACCGGCTGGGGTACGCCTACCCGAGCGCCTTCATCGCGGCGTTCAGGCGCAAATACGGGACCTCGCCCCTCAGGTTCAAGAAGTGA
- a CDS encoding SDR family NAD(P)-dependent oxidoreductase yields MESNKTALIVGASRGLGMALAQEFLLRGWSVVGTVREGKRTGLHELAEASDGRLEVEHLDITSPAQIEALKARLEGRRFALLFVNAGITNPRHETIGEVSTDDFVRVMVTNALSPLRVVERLADNVLPEGTIGVMSSGQGSVADNETGGFEVYRASKAALNTLMRSYAARGGAKRTLLLMAPGWVKTDMGGPEARFTIEEVIPRIAETIIAQEGKRGLQYLDRFGKAVRW; encoded by the coding sequence ATGGAAAGCAACAAGACCGCACTGATCGTCGGCGCGTCGCGAGGGCTGGGCATGGCCCTGGCGCAGGAGTTCCTGCTGCGCGGCTGGAGCGTGGTGGGGACCGTCCGCGAGGGGAAGAGGACCGGGCTGCACGAGCTGGCCGAGGCTTCGGACGGCAGGCTCGAGGTCGAACACCTCGACATCACGAGCCCCGCGCAGATCGAGGCCCTCAAGGCACGGCTTGAGGGCAGGCGCTTCGCCCTGCTTTTCGTGAATGCCGGGATCACGAACCCCCGCCACGAAACCATCGGCGAGGTCTCCACGGACGACTTCGTGCGCGTGATGGTCACCAACGCACTGTCCCCGCTGCGGGTGGTCGAGCGGCTCGCGGACAACGTCCTCCCCGAGGGAACCATCGGCGTGATGTCGTCCGGCCAGGGCAGCGTGGCGGACAACGAAACAGGGGGATTCGAGGTCTACAGGGCCAGCAAGGCGGCGCTCAACACGTTGATGCGGAGCTACGCGGCCCGCGGCGGCGCAAAGCGCACGCTGCTGCTCATGGCGCCCGGCTGGGTGAAGACCGACATGGGCGGGCCCGAGGCGCGGTTCACCATCGAGGAAGTCATCCCGAGGATCGCGGAGACCATCATCGCCCAGGAGGGCAAGCGGGGGCTGCAGTACCTGGATCGCTTCGGAAAGGCAGTCAGGTGGTAG
- a CDS encoding glutaminyl-peptide cyclotransferase has protein sequence MATAEHTKELRSGEGEPHGLRAALRLVVLLLALAALPGQACAAGNAGDAGKAGNGRAPVHAARILQTRPHDDTAFTEGLFFANGTLIESTGRYGFSELRRVDPATGRVLSRAVLPRDLFGEGAAPLPDGRIVQLTWKARRALVRDQKSFAVEREFSYRGEGWGLTTDGRRLIMSNGSARLTFRDPATFAPLGDVLVTDGGEPVQGLNELEYVRGLVLANVWLTADVVAVDPATGRVRWRLDLSEAWRRSGLAGSADAPEQRFVPNGLAYDAGDGALWVTGKCWPVIFRVALPDDFPRP, from the coding sequence ATGGCGACGGCGGAGCACACGAAAGAATTGCGGAGCGGGGAAGGGGAGCCGCACGGCCTTCGCGCGGCCCTGCGCCTCGTGGTCCTGCTCCTCGCCCTCGCGGCCCTGCCGGGACAGGCCTGCGCTGCCGGGAACGCCGGAGATGCCGGGAAGGCCGGGAACGGGCGCGCCCCGGTGCACGCCGCGCGCATCCTGCAGACCCGCCCCCACGACGACACGGCCTTCACCGAAGGGCTTTTCTTCGCCAACGGAACGCTCATCGAGAGCACGGGCCGCTACGGATTCTCGGAGTTGCGCCGCGTGGACCCGGCCACGGGCCGGGTGCTCTCGCGCGCCGTCCTGCCGCGCGACCTCTTCGGCGAGGGCGCGGCACCCCTGCCGGACGGCCGCATCGTGCAGCTCACCTGGAAGGCCCGGCGCGCCCTGGTGCGCGATCAGAAGAGCTTCGCCGTGGAGCGCGAGTTCTCCTACCGGGGCGAGGGCTGGGGGCTGACCACGGACGGCCGCCGCCTGATCATGTCCAACGGCTCGGCCCGCCTGACCTTCCGCGACCCCGCGACCTTCGCCCCGCTCGGCGACGTGCTGGTCACGGACGGCGGGGAGCCCGTGCAGGGGCTGAACGAGCTCGAGTACGTGCGCGGGCTCGTGCTGGCCAACGTCTGGCTGACCGCGGACGTGGTCGCGGTGGACCCGGCCACGGGCCGCGTGCGCTGGCGCCTGGACCTCTCCGAGGCCTGGCGGCGAAGCGGCCTTGCGGGCAGCGCCGACGCGCCGGAGCAGCGTTTCGTGCCCAACGGCCTGGCCTACGACGCGGGCGACGGCGCGCTCTGGGTCACGGGCAAGTGCTGGCCCGTCATCTTCCGCGTCGCCCTGCCGGACGACTTCCCCCGCCCCTAG
- the dsrP gene encoding sulfate reduction electron transfer complex DsrMKJOP subunit DsrP, with translation MLETALKGNSRYWGWVTLLLLIMAAGGATWFYQLGHGLMITGMSRDVSWGFYIAQLTYMVGVAAAAVMLVLPYYFHHYKAFKNMIILAEFQAIGAVIICLGSVVVDLGQPQRMMNMILHPTPNSVLFWDMIVLNGYLFLNLLIGWVTLMHQRNNMLPPKWVKPLVYLSIVWAVSIHTVTAFLYQGLPGRHLWLSAIMAPRFLASAFCAGPAILLLVAMILEKVSSFRAGEEAKKAMAKIIVYAMCVNVFFFLCEVFTAFYSNIPGHKGPLEFLFGALHGNYVGVLMIVAVILAAFSLICLIPPKLRDNQKLLPWALVALVIATYIDKGVGLLIGGFTPNVYEGFTFYAPTIPEMTITAGVYAAGALAITILYKVALTVKEETA, from the coding sequence ATGCTTGAGACCGCACTGAAAGGCAACTCCCGCTACTGGGGCTGGGTCACCCTCCTGCTGCTGATCATGGCAGCGGGCGGAGCGACCTGGTTCTACCAGCTCGGGCACGGCCTCATGATTACCGGCATGTCCCGCGACGTCTCCTGGGGCTTCTACATCGCCCAGCTGACCTACATGGTCGGCGTGGCGGCCGCCGCGGTGATGCTCGTGCTGCCGTACTACTTCCATCACTACAAGGCCTTCAAGAACATGATCATCCTGGCCGAGTTCCAGGCCATCGGCGCAGTCATCATCTGCCTCGGCTCGGTCGTGGTCGACCTCGGCCAGCCGCAGCGCATGATGAACATGATCCTGCACCCGACGCCGAACTCGGTCCTGTTCTGGGACATGATCGTGCTGAACGGCTACCTGTTCCTGAACCTGCTCATCGGCTGGGTCACGCTCATGCACCAGCGCAACAACATGCTCCCGCCCAAGTGGGTCAAGCCGCTGGTCTACCTGTCCATCGTCTGGGCCGTGTCCATCCACACGGTCACGGCCTTCCTGTACCAGGGTTTGCCCGGCCGCCATCTGTGGCTCTCCGCCATCATGGCCCCGCGCTTCCTGGCGAGCGCCTTCTGCGCCGGTCCCGCCATCCTGCTTCTGGTGGCCATGATCCTCGAGAAGGTGAGCAGCTTCCGCGCGGGCGAGGAGGCCAAGAAGGCCATGGCGAAGATCATCGTCTACGCCATGTGCGTGAACGTCTTCTTCTTCCTGTGCGAGGTCTTCACCGCCTTCTACTCGAACATCCCCGGCCACAAGGGCCCGCTCGAGTTCCTCTTCGGCGCGCTGCACGGCAACTACGTGGGCGTCCTGATGATCGTGGCCGTGATCCTGGCCGCCTTCTCGCTCATCTGCCTCATCCCGCCGAAGCTCCGCGACAACCAGAAGCTGCTGCCCTGGGCCCTGGTGGCCCTGGTCATCGCGACCTACATCGACAAGGGCGTTGGCCTTCTGATCGGCGGCTTCACGCCGAACGTGTACGAAGGCTTCACCTTCTACGCCCCGACCATCCCGGAGATGACCATCACCGCCGGCGTGTACGCCGCGGGCGCCCTGGCCATCACCATCCTGTACAAGGTGGCCCTGACCGTGAAGGAAGAGACCGCCTAG
- a CDS encoding lipopolysaccharide assembly protein LapB, whose protein sequence is MADEKTTITTLKDDRIRGVFSAQKVYKVGTGVTQRKTVQQGYFYAEENDAGEIEIQPLGNNNVPTGTKETITKEDLLEQYAPEPEYYQQQVFPKIRELQKTLARADRHRQRGETFSAEMEYGNALKVDEDNVRATFGIGLCYMQRGDTAKAEDILHRLVKLDAAFGSEHKHLFNEFGINLRKNKMYSESVEYYTRAVELSPSDENILYNKARALFEQGDALGAKTALEQALTINPNFEEATKFINYLVAKKLV, encoded by the coding sequence ATGGCAGACGAAAAAACCACGATCACCACCCTGAAGGACGACAGGATCCGCGGGGTCTTCTCCGCGCAGAAGGTCTACAAGGTGGGCACGGGCGTGACCCAGCGCAAGACCGTGCAGCAGGGCTATTTCTACGCCGAGGAGAACGACGCCGGCGAGATCGAGATCCAGCCCCTGGGCAACAACAACGTGCCCACCGGGACCAAGGAGACGATCACCAAGGAAGATCTCCTCGAGCAGTACGCGCCCGAGCCGGAGTACTACCAGCAGCAGGTCTTTCCCAAGATCAGGGAGCTGCAGAAGACCCTCGCCCGCGCGGACCGCCACCGCCAGCGCGGGGAGACCTTCTCCGCCGAGATGGAGTACGGCAACGCGCTCAAGGTGGACGAGGACAACGTGCGCGCCACCTTCGGCATCGGCCTGTGCTACATGCAGCGCGGCGACACGGCCAAGGCCGAGGACATCCTGCACCGCCTGGTCAAGCTCGACGCCGCCTTCGGCTCCGAGCACAAGCACCTCTTCAACGAGTTCGGCATCAACCTGCGCAAGAACAAGATGTACAGCGAGTCCGTGGAGTACTACACGCGCGCCGTGGAGCTCTCCCCGAGCGACGAGAACATCCTCTACAACAAGGCCCGCGCCCTCTTCGAGCAGGGCGACGCCCTGGGCGCCAAGACGGCCCTGGAGCAGGCCCTGACCATCAATCCGAACTTCGAGGAAGCCACCAAGTTCATCAACTACCTGGTGGCCAAGAAGCTCGTCTGA